Genomic segment of Bacteroides stercoris ATCC 43183:
CAGTTCTTCTTCACTGATGAGGTTGCCTTGTACAAAGGGACCGTTTCCGGTTTCTTCCCAGAAAATGCTGTCGTTAGCGTTGATTGTAGCCATAGGGGTACTGCGGTTGGGCAGGTAAATCCTGACAGTAGGATATATCCGGGCATCTACCGTGCCGTAATAAATGCCCCAGTCGCGCATGTACTTTATTTTGCGGACAGAGCGTATCTGTACGTTTTCCAATGCGATGAGGAAATCTACGTCCAAGTCATGCACCAACCGGTTTGTTTCTTCTTGTGACAGCACTCCTTCGCGGGGAGTGACATCGTGGGCACGTAAGGCCGAATCGCAGATAACCACTTCGTTGAAGTAGTTCTCGTGGGCAAGGGCTTCGGCAAGGGATTCCGTGGCAATAGCGGCATTGCCGTTGTAATAATCTGTTTTGCTGGCTATCTCAAAATCGTCTTTTTTCTTCTCTTTGGCAAGAATAGGCTTGTTGTCCGGAACTTCAGGCATGTTATTGACAATGGCTACCCGTTTCAAACTCGGTGGGAAACTTACATCCGCCGGTAACATATAATCTATGGCAAGCGGTTCGACGGTTTGGCAACCCGCCAAAAACATCAAACAAGACAGTAACAGGTAATAAGAGTATTTAGTCATAGTCTTTTATTCTTAGTTCTGAAAAACAAAAGTAATCTTTTACTTGAATAAATAAAAGCCTCGAACAGTTTTTAACCGTTCGAGGCTCTTATTATAGTGATTAGCGATTAGTGGTTAGTGGCTAGTGGTTAAGATTGGTACTCAATGAACCCTTAATCACTAACCACTAATTGCTATTTTATGCATTCTTTCCGTGACAGTTCTTGTACTTTTTACCGCTTCCGCACGGACAAGGGTCGTTACGTCCCACCGTCTTTTCTACGCGGATAGGTTCGCGTTTCTGCTGTTCGCGCGTATCTTGCTGGGCGGCGGCTTGCTGGTTTGGGTCGGTCAGGTCTTGCTTTTGCTCGCGATACTTGCTTAAATCCTGACGTTGTTCGGGAGCTGCCTGACGAACTTCCTGCGGTTCCTGTACCGGGATTTGTCCGCGCATCAGGATGGAAACTGTCTGATTGTTTATCTTGTCTACCATTGTATCGAACAGGTTTACAGACTCCAGCTTGTAAATCAACAACGGGTCTTTCTGTTCGTAGCTGGCATTCTGTACGGAGTGTTTCAAGTCATCCAGTTCGCGCAGGTTTTCTTTCCATGCTTCATCGATGACATGCAGCAGGATAGACTTCTCAAACGCTTTCACTACTTCCTTGCATTCGCTTTCATAAGCGGCTTTCAGGTTGCAGGAGATGTTATACATGCGCTTGCCGTCTGTAATGGGAATCAGGATGTTTTCGTACATGTGTCCTTGATTCTCGTATACCTGCTTGATAACCGGATAAGCGATTTGTGCCATACGTTCGGTTTTGCGTTTGAAAAGTTCCATGGCAGCATCGAAAGCCTTATCGGCAAGTTTCTCCTTTTTCTCGTTGCGGAACTCCTCTTCCGTGAACGGAGTTTCCATGGCAAGTGTCTGGAGAAGATCCATCTTGCAGTCCTCATAGGTAGGAGCTTCGATCGCATTGACACAACGGTCCCAAATCATGTTCACAATGTCCATACCGATACGTTCGCCCATCAAAGCGTGGCGGCGTTTGGTGTAGACTACGGTACGCTGTTTGTTCATCACATCGTCGTATTCCAGCAGGCGTTTACGGATACCGAAGTTGTTTTCTTCCACTTTCTTCTGTGCACGTTCGATAGACTTGGAAATCATGCTGTGCTCAATCATTTCGCCTTCCTTGAAACCGAGCTTGTCCATAACGCCGGCAATACGGTCGGAAGAGAACAGACGCATCAGGTCGTCTTCCAAAGACACGAAGAATACGGATGAACCGGGGTCACCCTGACGTCCGGCACGACCACGCAACTGGCGGTCTACACGGCGCGACTCGTGACGCTCCGTACCGATAATGGCAAGACCGCCCGCAGCTTTTACTTCCGGGCTCAGCTTGATGTCCGTACCACGACCCGCCATATTAGTGGCAATGGTTACGGCGCAACTCAAACCGGCTTTGGCTACAATGTCGGCTTCCTTCTGGTGCAGCTTCGCATTCAGTACGCTGTGCTCGATATGGCGCATAGTCAGCATCTTGCTCAGCATTTCGGAGATTTCAACGGAAGTAGTACCCACCAGGACAGGACGTCCGGCTGCCACCATTTTCTCAATCTCTTCGATAACGGCTTTATATTTTTCGCGTTTGGTCTTGTAAACGCGGTCGTTCATATCGTTGCGGGCAATGGGGCGGTTGGTCGGGATAACGACTACATCCAGTTTGTAGATGTCCCAAAGTTCGCCTGCTTCCGTTTCGGCAGTACCGGTCATACCGGACAGCTTGTGATACATACGGAAGTAATTTTGCAGCGTAATCGTTGCAAAGGTCTGTGTGGCGGCTTCCACTTTCACGCCTTCTTTGGCTTCGATGGCCTGATGCAAGCCGTCGGAGTAGCGGCGGCCTTCCATGATACGTCCGGTCTGTTCGTCCACAATCTTCACCTGACCGTCGATAACTACGTATTCGTCGTCTTTCTCGAACATGGTGTAAGCTTTCAACAGTTGGTTGATGGTATGTACACGCTCGCTCTTGATGGCGAAGTTGGTCATAAGGGCGTCTTTCTTGGCAAGGCGTTCCTCATCCGTCAGGTCTTTTTCATTTTCCAGTTCGGAGAGCTGGGCGGTGATGTCGGGAAGTACGAAGAACGTAGGGTCGGCGGAGTTACCGCTAATTAAGTCTACACCCTTGTCGGTGAGGTCTACGCTGTTCAACTTTTCATCGATTACGAAATACAGCGGGTCGGTAACCTCGTGCATACGCTTGTTGTTCTGCTCCATGTAGATTTCCTCGGTTTTGAGCATACCGGCTTTGATACCCTGCTCGCTGAGGAACTTAATCAATGCCTTGTTCTTTGGCAAGCACTTGTGGCTGCGGTACAGGGCAAGGAATCCTTCTTCCTGTTCTTTCTTGTCGTTTGAAGCTATCAGGCGCTTGGCGTCGGCAAGGTATTGCGTGGCAAGTTTCTTCTGTGCTTCTACCAGGCGTTCTACCTGCGGACGGAGTTGCTCGAAGAGCTGGTCGTCGCCTTTGGGTACCGGACCGGAGATAATCAGCGGAGTACGGGCGTCGTCAATCAATACGGAGTCTACCTCATCGACGATGGCGTAATTGTGCTGGCGTTGTACCAGGTCTTTCGGGCTGATAGCCATGTTATCGCGCAGATAGTCGAAACCGAATTCGTTGTTCGTACCGAAGGTGATATCTGCGAGATAAGCCTGGCGGCGTGCGTCGGAGTTGGGCTGGTGCTTGTCGATGCAATCCACGCTCAAACCGTGGAACATATAAAGAGGACCCATCCATTCGGAGTCACGCTTTGCCAGATAGTCGTTCACGGTTACTACGTGTACGCCGTTTCCGGTCAGTGCATTGAGGAATACGGGCAGAGTAGCCACCAAAGTCTTACCTTCACCGGTTGCCATTTCCGCAATCTTGCCTTTGTGCAGTACCACACCGCCGAACAACTGTACGTCGTAGTGTACCATGTTCCATACCGTATCATTGCCACCGGCTACCCAGTGGTTCTGGTAGATGGCCTTATCGCCTTCAATACGTACGAAATCTTTGGTAGCAGCCAGATGGCGGTCGAACTCCGTAGCGGTTACCGTGATTTCTTCATTTTCGGAAAAACGCTTGGCGGTTTCCTTTACGATGGAAAAAGCGGCGGGCAGCACCTCGTCTAATGCTTTTTCGTAAATATCCAATATCTCTTTTTCCAGTTTGTCTATTTGAGCAAAGAGTTCTTCGCGTTCTTCCAGTTCCGTGTTTTCAACGCTTGCTTTCAGTTCTTCCACTTTGGAGCGTTGTTCCGCTGCCGAGTTACGGATGTATGCCTTCAGTTCTTCGGTTTTGGCACGCAGGGCATCATTGTCCAATGCGGCTATTTCCGGATAAGCGGCTTTTACTTTGTCTACCCACGGCTTTATTTCCTTCATGTCACGGGTAGCCTTATTTCCGAAAATCGAGCTTAAAAATTCATTAAATCCCATTATGTATTTGTTTTTATTATTATTTACTAAAGTTTATATGGCGTGCAAAGTTACTGATTTTGCAATAGATAATGTAAAGTTGCACTGATTATTTTAAGGACTTGCCACGGAGAATGCGGAGTTTGTTCCTTAATTGAGCGGTGCGGCTGTGCACGCATTGGGGGCGCGGATGCGCATCGCACTCGATAGGGTGGGAGCAACGCGGTCTATGGCAACCGGCATGCGGATAATTTCCGGCTTTATTCCTTTGCCAAGAAGAATGAGGGGAGTGGCTATGGTGGCAGCGCGTACTACGCGGTTGTCATTGCTGTTTTCCTGCATAACGGTCCAGCCCGGCAAGACTTCGATAATCAAGTCGCCGGAGCGGTGGCGGTGGAACCCGTTGCGTATGTGCTCCGTCTGCGGAGCCCAGGAACCCAGCAGTAATTGGTAGGCGGAATATACTTTGTTAACTCCGCTGAACTGCACCAGAAATTCTGCCGACTTTTGTTGTATTTCGGCAAGATTCAACTGCTTCTCCTCTATTAATTTATGATTGAGATATATCTGTTGATTATAAAAGCCTTCTACATATTGTCCTTCACCGTAAGTAGCCATCAGATACATGTTCAGCAAAGTGGCGCAACGGTTCAGATGGAATTCTCCTCCGGGAATACGGTAGATGCCTATGTCTGCTCCGTCCGGGTCGGCATATCCTGTGGACGCGATGCATAACAGTACGTTTTGCAGGCCTACTTTGCTTTCCAGCATATCCAGCAAGCGGGCGATGCTTTGGTCTAAGCGGGCGTAGGTGTCTTGCATTTCCATGGCACACTCTTGCGTGCTGCGGTGATTGTAGTTGCCTGCATAATAGGTAATTGCAAGCAAATCAGTGATGTCGTCCTTGCCGATATTGCTTTTATCCAGCAAATCCTCTGTCACACGGTTCACTTCATCGTTGATGAGCGGGCTGGTTATCAACCGGCGGTACTTGTTGTCTTTTTCTGTTTCAAACCTATACTTGAAAGGGATGGTGCGCCATTCGGGCAGGAATGTATAGCTTGTGATGGGGTGAAGAGGATTCCACTCCATCTCCTTGATGCGGAAGTCGGGTGATTGCCCGTCGTTGTATTGGCTCAGCCACCAGGGATACTCGCCGTAATAGGTTGTGCCGCACCATTTGCCGGTTTGATGATTCAGCCAGAATGCGCCGTTACCGCTATGTCCGGCCGAAAGGACGGCAGCATCGCGAAAGGGGGCAATGGCATATACCAGTGCGGCGTTTTTAGTGGCTATTTTAAGTTCGTCGGCAAAAGTGGAAGTCAACAGTTGGGTAGGGGCGGTGTTCTGGTCGGTATAGTTACCCATGAAAGCGGAGTCGTCTACACAATTCTTCGGACGCAGGGTTTTGGGGTCAAACCAACGTTCGGCTATGATGCCGTTCATGGACGGTGTGGTACCTGTGTAGAGAGCGGCAATGGCAGAAGCGCGGTCGGCGACATTGAAAGAATAGTCAGCCTGGCGGAATACTTTCCCTTCCCTTAACAGCCGTTTAACCC
This window contains:
- a CDS encoding alkaline phosphatase family protein, whose translation is MKKGLITSILALTFGSLQAQPLPPSPKLVVTLTIDQLRTDYMEAFSSLYGEKGVKRLLREGKVFRQADYSFNVADRASAIAALYTGTTPSMNGIIAERWFDPKTLRPKNCVDDSAFMGNYTDQNTAPTQLLTSTFADELKIATKNAALVYAIAPFRDAAVLSAGHSGNGAFWLNHQTGKWCGTTYYGEYPWWLSQYNDGQSPDFRIKEMEWNPLHPITSYTFLPEWRTIPFKYRFETEKDNKYRRLITSPLINDEVNRVTEDLLDKSNIGKDDITDLLAITYYAGNYNHRSTQECAMEMQDTYARLDQSIARLLDMLESKVGLQNVLLCIASTGYADPDGADIGIYRIPGGEFHLNRCATLLNMYLMATYGEGQYVEGFYNQQIYLNHKLIEEKQLNLAEIQQKSAEFLVQFSGVNKVYSAYQLLLGSWAPQTEHIRNGFHRHRSGDLIIEVLPGWTVMQENSNDNRVVRAATIATPLILLGKGIKPEIIRMPVAIDRVAPTLSSAMRIRAPNACTAAPLN
- a CDS encoding DUF6340 family protein, whose product is MTKYSYYLLLSCLMFLAGCQTVEPLAIDYMLPADVSFPPSLKRVAIVNNMPEVPDNKPILAKEKKKDDFEIASKTDYYNGNAAIATESLAEALAHENYFNEVVICDSALRAHDVTPREGVLSQEETNRLVHDLDVDFLIALENVQIRSVRKIKYMRDWGIYYGTVDARIYPTVRIYLPNRSTPMATINANDSIFWEETGNGPFVQGNLISEEELIKQASDFAGTIPVKKLLPYWKTANRYLFCGGSVNMRDAAVYARDKQWNTAIGLWKQTYATQKGKKKMQAAYNLAVGYEMQDSIAAALDWALKAQAEARIVDGVDKKDLIHLGKADIPYYVLTTLYATELKERKEGLSRLNMQMQRFNNDF
- the secA gene encoding preprotein translocase subunit SecA, whose amino-acid sequence is MGFNEFLSSIFGNKATRDMKEIKPWVDKVKAAYPEIAALDNDALRAKTEELKAYIRNSAAEQRSKVEELKASVENTELEEREELFAQIDKLEKEILDIYEKALDEVLPAAFSIVKETAKRFSENEEITVTATEFDRHLAATKDFVRIEGDKAIYQNHWVAGGNDTVWNMVHYDVQLFGGVVLHKGKIAEMATGEGKTLVATLPVFLNALTGNGVHVVTVNDYLAKRDSEWMGPLYMFHGLSVDCIDKHQPNSDARRQAYLADITFGTNNEFGFDYLRDNMAISPKDLVQRQHNYAIVDEVDSVLIDDARTPLIISGPVPKGDDQLFEQLRPQVERLVEAQKKLATQYLADAKRLIASNDKKEQEEGFLALYRSHKCLPKNKALIKFLSEQGIKAGMLKTEEIYMEQNNKRMHEVTDPLYFVIDEKLNSVDLTDKGVDLISGNSADPTFFVLPDITAQLSELENEKDLTDEERLAKKDALMTNFAIKSERVHTINQLLKAYTMFEKDDEYVVIDGQVKIVDEQTGRIMEGRRYSDGLHQAIEAKEGVKVEAATQTFATITLQNYFRMYHKLSGMTGTAETEAGELWDIYKLDVVVIPTNRPIARNDMNDRVYKTKREKYKAVIEEIEKMVAAGRPVLVGTTSVEISEMLSKMLTMRHIEHSVLNAKLHQKEADIVAKAGLSCAVTIATNMAGRGTDIKLSPEVKAAGGLAIIGTERHESRRVDRQLRGRAGRQGDPGSSVFFVSLEDDLMRLFSSDRIAGVMDKLGFKEGEMIEHSMISKSIERAQKKVEENNFGIRKRLLEYDDVMNKQRTVVYTKRRHALMGERIGMDIVNMIWDRCVNAIEAPTYEDCKMDLLQTLAMETPFTEEEFRNEKKEKLADKAFDAAMELFKRKTERMAQIAYPVIKQVYENQGHMYENILIPITDGKRMYNISCNLKAAYESECKEVVKAFEKSILLHVIDEAWKENLRELDDLKHSVQNASYEQKDPLLIYKLESVNLFDTMVDKINNQTVSILMRGQIPVQEPQEVRQAAPEQRQDLSKYREQKQDLTDPNQQAAAQQDTREQQKREPIRVEKTVGRNDPCPCGSGKKYKNCHGKNA